Proteins encoded within one genomic window of Heptranchias perlo isolate sHepPer1 chromosome 35, sHepPer1.hap1, whole genome shotgun sequence:
- the LOC137302017 gene encoding ferritin heavy chain, oocyte isoform-like, giving the protein MASQVCQNYHKECEDGVNKQINMELYSSYVYLSMSYYFDRDDVALRHFAEFFKEQSHEEREHAEKLLKFQNQRGGRVILEDIKKPEQDEWSNGLEAMQRALQMEKNVNQSLLDLHKLSTERTDPHLCDFLETHYLDEQVKMIKKLGDHITNLKRLGAPENGMGVYLFDKLTLGERD; this is encoded by the exons atggcttcccaagtgtgtcagaactatcacaaggagtgtgaggatggtgtcaacaagcagatcaatatggagctctattcctcctatgtttatcttTCTATG tcctattactttgaccgggatgatgttgccctgcgtcactttgctgagttcttcaaggagcagtcacatgaggaacgggagcacgctgagaaactgctgaaattccagaatcagcgtggGGGCCGAGTCATCTTGGAGGATATCAAG aagccagagcaggatgagtggagcaatggtctggaggcgatgcagagagctctgcagatggagaagaatgtgaaccagagtctgctggatctgcacaaactctccactgagaggacagaccctcat ttgtgtgacttcctggagacccactacttggatgaacaagtgaagatgatcaagaagcttggagatcacatcaccaacctgaagagactgggagcccctgagaatggcatgggagtgtacctgtttgacaagctcaCCCTGGGGGAGCGTGATTGA
- the LOC137302348 gene encoding ferritin heavy chain-like, translating to MQRALQMEKDVSQSLLDLHKLSTERTDPHLCDFLETHYLDEQVKMIKKLGDHITNLKRLGAPENGMGVYLFDKHTLGEE from the exons atgcagagagctctgcagatggagaaggatgtgagccagagtctgctggatctgcacaaactgtccactgagaggacagaccctcat ttgtgtgacttcctggagacccactacttggatgaacaagtgaagatgatcaagaagcttggagatcacatcaccaacctgaagagactgggagcccctgagaatggcatgggagtgtacctgtttgacaagcacaCCCTGGGGGAGGAGTGA